CTCAGCATTCCGTGTTCAGCTAATCGAATTTTTCGGTTAAGTTCCAGTAGTTTTCTAGTATGTTCCTGCTCTGTCAGCACCTAGCAACCCTCCTCTTTTTGCCTCCTTTACTCTTGATTTTTCTTCTTTACTTCTCTCTGGAAGGACGAAAACTCCTCCCGGATACTCACGTTCTCTTCTATGGGCCACACATACCACCTCCGAGAGTTTGTCCGCCCCCAGTAGGCCCGAACACACCGAAAGCGGCAAAAAAGAGAAAGGGAAAGTCTCTAATATTTCCGTGTACAGTTGTCCTCCGGAGTATAAATTTATCCCGAACAATGTCCTCTTAGGGATAAGCATCGGCAATGGTTATATGTAGTTACCAAGAATAATCAAGGGGGTAATTCATTTGGTTAAAACGAAGGCTGTTCATAAGGGAATAGATGATCAGATTAAGGACTATATAAAGGAACAACCTCAAGTGAAATGCACTTTGACCCAGATGGCAAAAGAGGGAGGCCTAAGGAAGGGGGGTGTTTCCAGAGCCTGGCTAAAGAAGCATCTCAAATCTTTGGAAGAAAGAGGGATAATATACTCAAATATTGTAAGAGATCCAATTAGAAATGTTCAATACAAATACTACACCTTGAAAGCCACTTGTCCTCCAGGAGATGTTGGACTACCTGAATTCATATCTAAAAGCACCTGTTTATATAAGCAGTTGGCAGTTGAATTCTACTCGATATTTGAACCGGTCTATATACCCGTAGCTAGGAAATATTGTGATTTGTGTGAAGCCTTTTGTAAGGCTACAGTCAAGAACCTTGAGGGTGGGGATTTTGGCTGCTACGATTTCTTGATGCTATATTGCGGCTGGGTAACCAATAAGCCTGTTATAGACACGTCGGAGAAGGAAATGAAGATTTTCAAGAGAAAGGCCGATGCATGGAAACAAAAGCAAATTCTCAATACGCCTCTTTTGCTAGAAGATCTAACAATTACCTTGGTTGACTGGACTTTTTCTAATGGACCAGTAGATTCTGAAGAAGGTATAGTGATGTGTGGCGATTGTAAAGGAAAGACGACCTGTATGAAAGATGGCTTGCAGTGGCTTTCTGACCTGATTGGTGACTATGTGGAAAAGATGCCACAAAGTGACCTTAGACGATTCTGGGAATGCATGTTACAGGGAATTCCAGAAATAAAGACTAACCTACTTCGAAGCTATTTCAAGTCTAGATTCAACTTGAAAGAACACAACCCATTCACCATGTTGGCTATATACGAATCTGGTGCTATGCCATTTTTATATTCTAAGGTATTGCCACGCTCCTTTGCCTTTTTGGTGGAAAGAATTATACAACCCCGAATTAAAGAGATTACAAACATCAAGAGCACATATGCCAAAAAGCTCAGGTCGCTGTCTACTTAGCATCACCAAATATTATTCGAATGAGCCGCGTAGAGCTGAAGCTTGAGAGAGAGAATTACACACACGCGCGCCAAGCAGTCTCAGTTTGCGAGTTTTGTGGCCGAGTTAAAGGAAAAAGGAATTACAGGCAGTGAATAAAGACGAAAGATAATGGTGGGGGCGGGGTGGGCGGGGATTTGTACACTGAATGTCCTTTATCAAATTAATTGCGATAATCTTTTTTTCTTCTGTGTTTACTATAGATTATTGCTGTCAGTAGTGTTATGGTCATGAATAGTGGCAGGACGATTAGTGATGGAAACTCTGGAATAACTATAGTCTCATTTAGTACGTCTGTAGAAGGATCAGCGAAGATGTATCCATTGCCCATACCGACATAAATCGAGTTGTTAAAAGTAACCATGGAGATAGCGTAGAATGCATCCTCAGTAGCGTTGAAAGAAATTTCCCAGTCTGTGCCATCAAAAATGTAGATTTTATTAGCAGTTCCAACATATAGCTTATTGTCATAGGTTTCTAGCGAGTAAATCCAATAGTCATGATCAAACACAGTGGTCCAATTATTTCCATCAAACTCAATTGCTCTTCCACTGAAGCCTGAGTATCCTTGATAGATCGGTTTCCTCCAGCCTTGATCTCTCGTAGCCAAGTAAAGCCTGTTGTTGTAAACCTCCATATCAAGAAAAGCGTTGACATCATCGAATGTCTTTGCAATGGTCCAATCAGCTCCATCGTAAGAATACACGGTGTCTCCAGAGGCTACATACAGGTTATCATTGTACGCTGCGAAAGAGTCAATACTGCCGAAAGGACCAGGGAAATTCAGAATAGTTGCATAATCTGTGTCTACGTGCCAGTTAGCAGGATTCACAACTGAACCATTGCAATAGTACAAAGTTGGAGATTTATCCAACACTGTTCCCGCATACAAGGTATTATTGTAAACTCCTAACGGTTTGATATAATTGGAAACTGTGAAAACCAACGTGAAGTTTGCGCCGTCGTAATAGTATAATCCGCCTTTTCCTCCGATAACGAGTTTATCTTGGTAAGGTTCCAGTGAAAGGATATAGGTCGGTGCATCAATCATGTTCCAACTGCCACCGTCATACATGTACAGCTTATTGTCAGAAGTTACATACAAGGTTTCGTTGTATACAGTGAAATCCACAACTGGATATCCACCTGATTCTATGAAGCTTGTTGTCCAGTGTGGGCGCAAGTCCAAGTTGAGTTGTTCAGGATATTGGTCATCCATTACAGGATGAGGATAAGCGTCATAGTTTTCTGGGTAAATGCCAATGTCATGGAACATCTCCAAGAACTCTGGTACTGCAAAAACGGTTTCATTCATGTATCGTTGTTGTAATGGTGTTGAAAAGTTGAAGGCTTCCTCAATTGAGACGTATCCATCATCATTTAAATTTGCAGATGAATTCAACAATGCATTACAGAAATAGTAGTTCCAAACACTTCCTATTATTGGAAGCCCTTCTTCTTCAACACCAGCCCAACCAACCTCATGTGCAGAACAATGGGCTAAGGAGATGTGGGGGGATGAATCATTTCTAATGGGCTCAATAAATGCTTCTGCTGTACAAGTATCAACCATAAGAACCTTTTTTGACGTATTCAGTTTTTCCCATTCAACAGGAAACCAATCATTCCACAGAAGAACGTTACGCATCCACGTTCCATGTGTAAATATGTATAACAAAGCGATTTCACCATAGCCTGTGTTATTAACTAACCATCCAACTGCTTCCTGTACAACCGAGATGGTAAGATTATCGTGTATAACATGCACATGATCACTTTGCCAGCCTAAGCTGAACAAAGCCGTTTGCATTCTTTCAGAATTGATAAAGCCAACCGGCATGTCGGTATAGCCTTCAGGAAACTCGTTCATCTCCAACAGGACAGCCCAGCCATCAATAGTCCAAGCTCTAGACTTCGATTTAACTGGTTGAATGTTAAATGCCGACGTTAACACACCTATCAACAGGAACGTCAACACAATTCCAGAAACAGCTTTTTTGTCCATTTCCCCCATTCCCATACCCACGTAAGACCCTGATGAACTAGCAGAATAATTGCAGTTTCTCACTTTTAGTCCTTATGGAAAAAACTTCTAACATCATTTCAATTGGTTAACGCGCGCACTATTTTTCAAAAATAACATTTGTGGATAAAGGTTCCATCATACAGCATTCAGGTGTGTTCAACCAATCACTATAGAAAGACTAGAGGGAACTGAGAGGCTGAGGAGAGGCACAGAGGAGACAGAAGAGATTCATCGAATTTTCATGAAAGCGCTATCTATCTCATTGGTCCACTTTCTGGTTAGTCCTCCAGGAAAGGGACATACTATTACACGATAGCCTGATAAGCTTGTGTCATAGTTTTGTGTTATTCTGTGTTGGACCAATTCTTCGAAATCAGCAGTTTGCTCAAGCGCATATTTGGCTGTATTTCCAAGTATGAAAACAGTGTTAGGTTTCAGCTGCTTGATTTCTTTCAACAAGAATCTTTTTGAACAGGTTTTGGCAATCCTATACAGTACCTTCTTTTTTATTGATTTATTTAACCTACATTTGATTGTGTCAATAAGAAAATAGCCTCTCTAGTTGAAGACCTCCAGCTTGTTCAAGTTCAGCCTTGACAGAACTTCTGTTCTTAGATTAATCCGCTTCTCAGCAACTGGAGTATAGAAATAGCGTTGTTTGCCATTCCATGGCGGAGATTCAGCGACGAAGAGAACATCCACTTTTCCAGGTTTCCAACTTCTCTCCACATCAAATTGAACGTAGGGCTTCTGATCAGCATTGAGTTTATCATAACTAACTAATTTCAGATCTATGCATCTAGTACATTTCCGAATTTCATCAGACATAGTCATAATAAGATTCTCACTCTTTTCTACTTTCTAGCCTAGTCTAGGAAATATAAGATTCTAAGATTTTTCCTTAGTTAGAAATTATAAATTAGAAAATTATGTAGAACACATTCCTTTTCACATTTCCTTGCACCGGCAAATTATTCCAGTATCAAGCCCAAGTGGATCATGTCATGGTATTTTCTGTCGTGACCTAAGAACGAGTCTTCACTTATTCCTTCAGTTTTGAAATCAAATTTTTCGTAGAGATGTATTGCAATCTTGTTATCTGCTACCGCTTGTAGTTCTATTTTATGCATTTTCTCTCTTTTTGCAAGCTGAAGGAGTTTTTTGGTCATAGCTGTTCCCAATCCAACATTCTGGAAATCTTGATGCAAATAAATTGCTAAGTCGCCAACTCCTTTCCTCCTCGGATGTGGAAACTTGTAGATGGATGCATAGCCAACAATTTTGTTTTTGTATTCAGCTACAAGAGGGATCAGATTTTGTATGTTGTTAATCCATCTTTGAATACATTCGATTGTGTAAGGAGCCATACTCCACTCAAGAGCCTCATCAGACATAGAAGAGAACAAATGGTAGAGTCCATTCTTATCATCTACCTTAAGGAATCTGAGGGTTACTTCCCTCTTGTCTTTCAATTCCATTTCCCACATTTAATCAACCTTTAATCAGGTGTCTGCGAACTGGCAAAAATCCATGTGGCCTTTTCATAGTTTGATTTTATCTGGCTGATGCGTTCAGCGGCCCATTTTTCATCCCAACTCAATCCTAAATCTTTGTCAATAAGCATAATTGTTATGTCAGTTCGCCAAGGTTTTTTCTCGATAACAGTAGTAACATTGCAGATTCTATGATTTGAACTGCAATCGCTACACTTCCCAGTCTGAACACAAGGTGTTGCGAAATCTTTGGCTTTTGCATGATAGGGTGCTATAACATTCTTTATACGGTGAAGAGCTTCCTTAACATCCTTTACTATTTTGTTTCTACCTACAACGATAATAACTTTCTTTGGCCCAAAAATCATTGCAGCAACACGATTTCCAACAGCGTCTATGTTGACAAGTTTCCCATCTGCAGTAATGGCATTAGTTCCAGTAATAAGTACGTCGCATCTGAAAATTCTTTTTGACATTTCATGACGCACTTCACGTTTGCTTGGGTCAGTTGTCAACTTCCTAGAGAAAGGGTTCAGAATCCTTGTTCCTCTCTTTTCTAACTCTTTGAAGATTCCAATCTGCCGAACGGTTGCAGAATCTCCAACACCAACTACAGCATCCTTTGAAATCATGCCAAGAATCGTTTCCTTTGCAACTCCGCTGCTCTTTACAAAATGCGCATCGAAATTGTTTGCTCGAAGATTTCTTAATGCCTCTTCTGTTTGCATCCCCATTCAACACCGCATTGAATACTTCATCATGTGCACAAATGCACGCATGTAAGTTTCTCGGTTTCTACTTTAAATATTAATGCGAGCGCTTCGCGCTCTAGTCTACCTCTCTCAAGCCTCTTAGTTCTCTTCAGCCTCCCTACTTTATGCAGGTTGACTTCTCAACTGCTATCACTATTCATGCATGCATATTCAATCTTAGGTGGTGGTGGGGGTGGGGTGGGCGGGGTACATGCATGTATGTTGTTACGTGTTTGCAGGTGTTTTCTTAGGTAACGTTTCTGAGTTTTTCTAATTTCTAAATTCTAACTCGTATATTATTTAGAATTTCTAATTATTTTATTCATTTAGAAAATAGAAATTAGAAAATCAAAATTTGTAAATATGCGTTTTGAACAGTCTTGGAGGTTATGTACAACGAGGTAAAGAAGAAACATAAGCGAAGAATGGGAACACGACAAACTGATTTTAAAACGAGCAACACTTATTCTACAATAGTGGAATAATGTAAAATGATGTTCTTCAAAAAGAAATATGCATTAGGCTTGTTAATGTTTGCTGGATCAACTATCTTTGTTTCTGGGGTTTATCTTACCTTCTTTTGGATGAAAGGAGGAATAGGTGATTATAATATTGCAGGAGGAGCTACGCTTGAACTCTCATGGTATCTTGAAACGAATGATAGAACTGAAGGAAGGATCACAGTCGGCGGTGGAAACGAAGAGATAAAATTCTACGTCAAAGATCCTTATGGAGTAGTAATATACGATGCTGGGGTTGTGAAAACACGGGTTGATACTGGTTTTACAGCAGCAAATTCGGGGATATACAGGTTCTATTTTGAGAATCAAGAAAACTCTAGTGAAAAGATTGTTAAAGTAAGATTTCGTTCACCATATGAACCTAGACTTACAATTTTTGACATTATAGGCTTATCAATAATGTTTGTAGGTTTTGCTATTTCGACTTATGGTGTGAGAGGGTTATGGATTATAACGCACACGCATTAGTTCTCCTTAAGCAATTTTTCTGCATATTCTCTCCATTGAGTCTTAACATAAGGCCCTAAACTCTCAATATCCGAGACTCCCACAAAATCTCTCAAAGCAAAAAGTGTGTTGAAAACATATTTGCTTTTATGCGCCATTCCAGAAAGCAACCGTAGAGACTGATTAAATTCTCTTTATCACCCAAATTTCGTTTTCAACTTCCACAAAATCAGCACACTCCTCAAACTTCC
Above is a window of Candidatus Bathyarchaeota archaeon DNA encoding:
- a CDS encoding uracil-DNA glycosylase family protein, with the protein product MDTIKCRLNKSIKKKVLYRIAKTCSKRFLLKEIKQLKPNTVFILGNTAKYALEQTADFEELVQHRITQNYDTSLSGYRVIVCPFPGGLTRKWTNEIDSAFMKIR
- a CDS encoding emp24/gp25L/p24 family protein — translated: MMFFKKKYALGLLMFAGSTIFVSGVYLTFFWMKGGIGDYNIAGGATLELSWYLETNDRTEGRITVGGGNEEIKFYVKDPYGVVIYDAGVVKTRVDTGFTAANSGIYRFYFENQENSSEKIVKVRFRSPYEPRLTIFDIIGLSIMFVGFAISTYGVRGLWIITHTH
- a CDS encoding GNAT family N-acetyltransferase, producing MWEMELKDKREVTLRFLKVDDKNGLYHLFSSMSDEALEWSMAPYTIECIQRWINNIQNLIPLVAEYKNKIVGYASIYKFPHPRRKGVGDLAIYLHQDFQNVGLGTAMTKKLLQLAKREKMHKIELQAVADNKIAIHLYEKFDFKTEGISEDSFLGHDRKYHDMIHLGLILE
- a CDS encoding lactate utilization protein produces the protein MQTEEALRNLRANNFDAHFVKSSGVAKETILGMISKDAVVGVGDSATVRQIGIFKELEKRGTRILNPFSRKLTTDPSKREVRHEMSKRIFRCDVLITGTNAITADGKLVNIDAVGNRVAAMIFGPKKVIIVVGRNKIVKDVKEALHRIKNVIAPYHAKAKDFATPCVQTGKCSDCSSNHRICNVTTVIEKKPWRTDITIMLIDKDLGLSWDEKWAAERISQIKSNYEKATWIFASSQTPD